The DNA region ATCCATCATATTCGGGCCCTCGTGCTGTGCACTAGGGTCACCTTGCTCCTACGTATGCGTCTCCTCATTTTCCtgatcatcatcctcatcagtgCTACCTGCAACTCCCTCATCAGGTGCATTATCACCTCCCTACTTGATGTACATGGCCTTGAACTCTCTAACCGTGAAAGCAACCATGGAAGCCTCATTCTTCTCTCGTTCCAAATGATTTCCAAGGCCCAATCCCTGGCATAGTCTAGTCACTAAAGGTCCTACAAATACAGATTGTACCTTTTGCCTAGTTTGGGATTGCAGCCATTTCTTAACTTGAGTGCTCATGTTGGCATTCACTCTGTTCTCCATGCTCCACATGTAAAATAGATCCTTCCGATAAGCTTTGTTTCGGTTTTTCTTTCTTCCTGAGAGGTTCACGGCCAGTGCTAATCGAATAGCCCTTAGATACTTGGTGGAGATGTGCTTAGCCTTTAAGTTGCATGAATGATAAGGTTGACCATTTGTGATCTCTTTCCAATAAGTTACAGCGTCCCTATCACTGTCAAAATCAGACTTAAAATCTATGAAATAAGGCATGGATACCTCGACCTAGTCGTGGAAACCCAAAGCTACTGCAAAATCATTAACGGATAGATGATATCGGTGGCCGAAGAGAGAAAACTTTATCGACTGTTTAGCATCATTGACCTCATGCCTAATCTCGAGCGTGGCTATAAACTCATAAGTAATTGGGGAATATGTCGGACCTCTCCACTCAAAGAGTCTTCCCAACTTGGGGTGCTGTAGCAATCGATAAACGTCCTCTTGGCATCCGAATTCTCGCAGCATGTTCGGTTCAAAGAATCTTCCTTCGCTTAATCTTTTCCCTCGGTAGACATCCACCAAAGCACGTTCAGTTGGTGACAAAGTTCTCAATGGTCTCGTGCATAATTCTTCAGGAATAGCACATTACGGACTATCTTCCCGCTGTTGATGTCGTGAAGGTTGGACTTTCGTCCTTGGCCTACTAGATCCAACATCATCATGTTTACTCTTTTTAGCAAGTTCCTTTCGTCTACCCATCCTACAAGATTTTGAGAATTAACAATAATCCATAAAGAATAATTGGTTAGTTTGTAAGTATCTTCAAATATCACACCAATGATTAGTGCCCAAATTTCTTGCCAAAAATAgggaaattcaaaaatataggGGATgggaatttttgaaaattttgccatagtttcccctctAATTGGATCAAATCTCATCATAAGAATATTGACATTACATATCCAATATCACACACGTGCTCAATTTCAAGATAGGATAATGCAATTCAAGagtcaaaaatgtcaacatagaagtcaacaattttaaaaagtcaacttcatcttcttccccaaattcaagaaTTAGGTTGAAAGATGGAAATTCAATTTCAACAATGTAGCATGTGCAACATCAAATTGATGGTATATAAATGTTCTAAAACAATtgtgtgttaggaacatattgtaataggttttgatgataccaaatgtaatccataattccctaagtctcgatagataggtgatacatgtaagttcgacaagtaaactaagagtgaaaaatacaaccgggtaattgagctcaactcggaaaatatttaagctaaAGGTAAAaattgtttgaacatcttagaagttttgtgttgtaagcttatagatagatcagaagaaggcacggaacatcactggaggaataagggtctgcgagacatcaactaagtctcgagacataagcagagttcgagagatggaatctctcgagacatcaatccagttcgagacatggaatcgagacatcaaggagtcgagacatcaactttgGTCCCGATGAACTAGTACTTCTCCAAAGGACTGAATGGCAGTTAACACGCATGAatgaagtaatctaagtttggagaagaagaatatcatggagataaaatattaaggaggtgctgaaagaatattatgggaacATAGAAcaaccggaagtggatgccacgtcagaattccacaacaaacggatagaaagtgcaccaatccaatgtcggtcttattccctaaaacaaggatcaatgggaatataaaaagaataacttttgccaaaagtagtaagtggagcatggactcaagatagtggaatatgggatattcactacaagacaaaaggctcaagttacaagaccaccactccatgaaacatgctaaaaatatgcaagttccatgatcggcatgggagacagatttcaaacggaataattttccctccaacggaattattcctcaactctcatatataaggacgtgaaaaGACAAGTTCAAAGAGgttcgagaattctaagctATCAAAAGAGGTGTCtaaattcaaacgttcaaagtgcaagtgctcaacctggaatatcatccttgatattcacaagtgcgagaaaacacatcttagtgtttgagagagttacaaagcttcaactactacacatctagaaggtgaccaaagctgctctacaaggaagatcattcaacgaaagcttttggtcagattggagattgttacacttaacctgtgacaaccggaacaaccttgctttggagaaagcaagaagaggcggagtaaccggggagctgtcttgtgaagatcctgaggcttgaggcgggcttggtgatcaaagctcaagtgctcgagaggtggagtaacaagaagcggggtgaaaaacctgaggcttgaggcgggctttgtgatcaaagctcaagcgctcgatattgtactaaaaagggaagttttagcaATCCTTCtaagtttctagaagaagaagagtggacgtagcgGGTtgcgaaccacttaaaaatttctctcgcatttacttctgttttatctctcgctaactatctctgatctgcactgcatataacacacctctcgaactaactcaaactcgtgctaattaaaagggataactttccgctgcgcataaactTATCTTGTGAGTGTCGGACCTAAACGTCCTAagtcaatacacacgagaggtcgaaaaagatttgcaaatcttatacaagtctattcaccccccccccccccccctctagacttgtaccccatccccttaagaccaacaattggtatcagagcaagttctctgatcgatataaacctttgtttatattgcctagagatccttctttgaaatttttttaaaacgctTTAAAGCACGAagataattttcaaaatggacagcatgttgtcgagacatcttcttttttatcttagcaggttcgacgACTGGaagacacgcatgcttgcgtacctatcagccctccatgattagatggccgaagttataacgaCTGGACCGGTCAAGATTTTAATGATCAATACTGCTGTAGAACAAAcaaaagacacaccaaagtacgtcccaaaacctagggaagaatggacgagtgatgataggaagagaaacaaccttgacaccattgccaaggatattctcttcagggcaatagatgaaaccatcttcccacgAGTAAGGAAGTGCAACACGGCtaaagaggtatgggacactttgatgttgattggtgaaggtgacgaacaggaaaaggagaacaaacTCACTGTGGcgatgaagaagttcgaggatttcaagatgaagccaggagagagtatcgacagcatggaatctcggttcatgaagctgtcAACCGAAATCAgtgatctcaagaaggagattccacaaaaggagctaaacctgaaggtcttgcgaggccttaccaaggagtgggaaatgaaggtgattacaatgcgtgatcacagggatctgaagaacaccacaaccgaccaactattcagagatctcaaagccttcgaatttgagatgtttccgagaaatgaggacgtggtggacagacggaatgttgCATtcgttgctgatcaaccatccacatcctcaaggtcagatcctaatcccacaaaCCTTTTATttgacgaacaatttgctctttttatgagaaaattcagaaaattcatgaagaagacaccggagagcaatacaagttcacctttctcctcaagaaggaaaaatgaaagatatccatccagaaggacggaggaagaaaaccaaggtctatgctacaactgtagaagaccaggacatttcaaggccgaatgtccttacccaccggtaagcaaacatcaaggccaagaaggaaaAGATTCCAGAAGGAAAGAGAAATCCAGGGAAAAGCCAACACAAGGAGGCTTCAAAAGCTCATCAAAGACCCattcgcgcaggaaggcgcttgtggctgaggaatttgagaaggcaatcgaggagtccgagacatcaagctctagcgagagcagcagcagctcagaggatgagagggggctcatctgcctATATACTACaaaagaggaggatcaatgcttaatggccattaacaatgaggtaacctccacttccACTACAAGAAAAGTCACGATTCGCGACGGAAAATCACAACGGAAACAATTCCATCGCGATATAGCGACGAAATCGCAACGGAAATTATTTCCGTCGCAATTTAACgacggaatttttttccgtcgCGATTCTTGGCGCAAATAGGGAAAAAAAACCGCGAAATCTTGGTGGCAAAAAAATTGCGACCAATTTTTTTTCCGTTGCGAAATAACGACGAAAATGACGACGGATTTAATTTCCCTAGTAAAATGGCGACGAAAACTACAACGGAATTTATTCCGTTGCTAAAATATCAATTTTCgtaaaaatataatcaattttgcGACGGAAAATCACGACGGAATTATTTCCGTCGCAAATCATTTAGGACCAAAACGAAGTCgtctttgtttttttaatcgaggcatatttaattaaaagaaaaaaaaactataaccCTAATTCATTTATCTCTTCATACACTGTAACACTCCAAAAGATTCCAAATCAGCGGCCCTAAACTCCCTATCTCTCTCTCGTTTCTCAAACTATAACCCTAACCCTGTCACCCTCTTTCGTATTCCTCCTCGGCGAGGACCTTTAGACCATAGCAGCACAACAACCGGCGACCTTCCGtctctctctcttgctctcgTTCTAACCAGCAGGGGAACCGGCGGCAGAGCAGATTGACGGTGGTGGGAGGATCGGGCGAGGACCTCCAGCGAACAGTAGCAGATCGGAGCAGTAGGTGGTGGTCTCTCCGGCGTGGCTGGTCAGTGAAAAACTCCATCGGAGCAGTAGATGGTGGTTTCTCCACTTAGCGAAACCATCTCCAGATCTCCGACGCCCGTCATCTCCTTCGACTGCGATGCCCGCCACTCAGCCGACGACCTCCATCTCCTCCCCGCCGACGCTCTCCACTCTGCCGTGACCTGCAGTGAAAGTCACCGCCGACGACCCCGCACACCACTGCCGACGCCACCGTTGGTAAATTTAATATTtcgaatatttatttatatttttcgaattttttgttattttgatttgttgttatttatttagattttttttttgaaggaaaaatgtttgcattataacattaaaatgAAGTATGAAGAGTGTTCAAAGTTGGTGGTAAATCAGTATTCTCCCAGAACTTCAAACAGCACAATACCCATCAAATTAGGGAAAACTTGCAGGCAACAGGTTATTCatgtttaatttcaaaatttgtgGTTATTCATAGGCTTTCACTTAATAAGCTACTGCTTGGTTAGCTTTCACTTTAAGTTATTGCTAATTCTTATGCATTTATATTGCCCACTTTCACTTGAATGGAAATGGCCTCTATTTTTAATTCCCAAATGGAATTATGGAGCTACCCCTGTGTGGATTACAAGCTTTCTGCCCTTGCctctaattagtaattatgttaattgcttcttttacttttaattcaTTAATTCTAATTGGAGTAATTTTTTTAGGGACACTACTAGTAGTAGGAAGTTAGGAAAATGCAATTAACTTGAATCATATAATAAACTCAAGTTTCTAGAACCAATGTTTGCATCTATTAGGGGAAAGTTATTGTTCTCATAATATATTGCTTACACATTTTGAATTCTTATATTATGGTGTATACACATTCTATATTTATTAAgattaagagagagagagagagaatctgCTTTGATAGCAGAAATATCTCTAGCTCTTTCTTTAATCTCTCTACTTTGATAGCAGAAATTTCTCTAgctctttctttaatttctgttTTCCTTTGACAGATAAGCAAGAAGCTTGAGCACATTCCAAAGCAATATCATCTTTCTGTGGGAGGTAAGTCAGAATTAACATACACCTTGCAAATTCCAGCTGCAAGTTAGATATAAATTAGACTATAAATTAAAGCTGTAAACATTCATTGGCATTCTTGTAGTTTCCTTGGTGATTATGTAATACGTTTCCTTGCTCTAATTTAAGCAAGACTAGGCTAAGAAGCACTTCAATCTTTGTTGTTAAAGTTTGATAATAGGATTAAAAGCTAAAGAAATTGCTCTAAATGCTATTTGTGCAGTGGCCAAGTGATGCTGCTCTTCTTCTTGTTTGCTGCTCTTGTTTTTTCCTGACGAATGGAAATTGGTTTGAAATTCACAAGGAGTAGaggatatttaattttaatgttgatCATGTTGTTATCATTACTATGTAATGAACTCataatgtgtatattttatCATTAAGATTGAAATACtgtaatttttagaattttaattatttcattatattgaGAGCTACAGTGtgcaaaaaaagaaatattgttgttttgttttccttttatttttttttatttttttaaagggtaTCCGCGTCTGTTGTACAAAGAACAGTTGCagatacttttttattttttttaatatttcattgctAAATCGCGACagaattgcgacggaattattcCGTCGCCATATTTTCACGACGgaaaattccgtcgcgattccgtcgccatatttcgcgacggaatttttctGTCGCAAATGGAAATACGACGAGCTGATAGACGACTGAAcgaattccgtcgcaaaacctgtttcgcgacggaaaaattccgtcgcgaatcgcgatttttcttgtagtgttctacatctcgctgctcaatctctacttctcaatgctcttcttttagaagtgatgaggatcccttcgagaccatggaattacttaggagggacctcaacatcgctaatatcactcatgctaaagttttggaagaaaacagCATACTAATTGCTGAAAAAgagatgcttaagaatgtctcgaaagagaattcggagctaactctcaaagtaagcaacttagaagctgaaataatccaGCTTAAggagagtgcaaagctcgagagactagagagcttaatcttagagaggttattgcatcatatactaattcctccaaagctgtggagaaaatggtaaatgatcatagacctacaaatgatagaaccggactagggttccatcagaaatgtctctcgagagataaacagactaacggtttgggaacttcaaataatggaggatctcaacccaaaccgaataagggtcacaaaggaccaacaggaaagaccagagtagctattcacagaccgtccctatacactagcaatggaaagtataggaaagctaagAAGAATGGTCGGGTTAATAATacgagaga from Ipomoea triloba cultivar NCNSP0323 chromosome 6, ASM357664v1 includes:
- the LOC116022935 gene encoding uncharacterized protein LOC116022935, yielding MVVSPLSETISRSPTPVISFDCDARHSADDLHLLPADALHSAVTCSESHRRRPRTPLPTPPLEKCLHYNIKMKYEECSKLVVNQYSPRTSNSTIPIKLGKTCRQQISKKLEHIPKQYHLSVGVAK